Proteins from a genomic interval of Hydrogenophaga sp. PAMC20947:
- a CDS encoding cation:proton antiporter yields MDFLPVWPVEMNTLFFFGFLLFCGALGGFLAHRMSWLPSITGFMLVGLIAGPNVLGIFDHASLAQASIVIDIALALILYRLGLSLDFKALIHDKALLLVSLAESALTFGAVYFAMVFMGVDQLVAAVVAAIAISSSPAVLLHVSHELGAHGPTTSKAQALVALNNVWAFMVFAALMPALYSKSAAPVETMIWAPLYQLVGSTVLGMVLGWILHLVARLTKQATQYTLALVVGAVSMTLGLALTFGLSALFAPLVLGVVVRTAEKQNLIAKLEFGPAFELFFVALFVYAGANLHLHEMVAFAPAAAVYVIARSAAKWIGVTAIGSLVRWPKRRNMTAGLMLWPMAGMAIGLANNMTVQFPILGAEVASIVLAAVAVFETIGPPVVARALRLANEVGEGEDEQDWSKLHTGTGNKDESANHAG; encoded by the coding sequence ATGGATTTTTTGCCTGTCTGGCCCGTGGAGATGAACACCCTGTTCTTCTTCGGGTTCTTGCTGTTTTGCGGCGCACTGGGCGGCTTCCTCGCCCACCGCATGAGCTGGCTGCCCAGCATCACCGGGTTCATGCTGGTCGGCCTGATCGCCGGGCCCAATGTGCTGGGCATCTTCGACCATGCGTCACTGGCTCAGGCCAGCATCGTCATCGACATTGCGCTGGCGCTGATCCTGTACCGCCTGGGCTTGTCGCTGGATTTCAAAGCACTGATCCACGACAAAGCTTTGCTGCTGGTATCACTGGCCGAGAGCGCACTCACTTTTGGCGCAGTGTATTTCGCCATGGTGTTCATGGGGGTGGACCAGCTGGTCGCCGCGGTGGTGGCGGCGATTGCGATCTCGTCTTCGCCCGCGGTGCTGCTGCACGTTTCCCATGAGCTGGGCGCCCACGGCCCCACCACCAGCAAGGCGCAAGCACTGGTGGCCTTGAACAACGTCTGGGCCTTTATGGTTTTCGCCGCGCTGATGCCTGCGCTTTACAGCAAGAGTGCAGCGCCGGTTGAAACCATGATCTGGGCGCCGCTGTACCAGCTGGTTGGATCCACCGTGCTCGGCATGGTGCTGGGCTGGATCTTGCACCTCGTGGCGCGCCTCACCAAGCAGGCCACCCAGTACACACTGGCCCTGGTGGTCGGGGCGGTCTCCATGACCCTGGGCCTGGCCCTCACCTTCGGTCTCTCGGCCCTTTTCGCGCCGCTGGTACTGGGCGTGGTCGTGCGAACGGCTGAGAAACAAAACCTGATCGCCAAACTGGAATTCGGACCCGCCTTCGAGCTGTTTTTCGTGGCCCTGTTCGTCTATGCAGGCGCCAACCTGCACCTCCATGAAATGGTGGCGTTTGCACCCGCCGCAGCGGTGTATGTGATCGCCCGAAGCGCTGCCAAATGGATCGGTGTAACGGCCATAGGCTCCCTGGTGCGATGGCCCAAGCGCCGCAACATGACCGCCGGCCTGATGCTTTGGCCCATGGCGGGCATGGCCATTGGCCTGGCCAACAACATGACGGTGCAGTTCCCCATCCTCGGTGCTGAAGTGGCATCGATCGTGCTGGCGGCGGTCGCCGTGTTTGAAACCATCGGACCACCGGTGGTGGCCCGCGCCCTGCGCCTGGCCAATGAGGTGGGCGAGGGTGAAGACGAGCAAGACTGGAGCAAGCTCCACACCGGCACGGGAAACAAGGATGAGTCTGCCAACCACGCTGGCTGA
- the thiL gene encoding thiamine-phosphate kinase yields the protein MSLPTTLADPSQTGEFALIARHFQRPNSPLPASVALGVGDDCALLSPTPGHQIAISSDMLVSGRHFLPDVAPAALGHKALAVNLSDLAAMGARPLGFTLALALPQVDDTWLSELAQGLFSLADAQRCPLVGGDTTRGPLNLCITVFGEVPPGSALRRSAARVGDDIYVSGDLGGACLALSWLQSPTGAPQEALARLRERLERPTPRVALGQALLGVARAAIDISDGLAGDLGHLLRASGVGGELVLEALPQPDAVAALPAAQRLRCVLQGGDDYELVFTAPPGARLGVEAAARRSDTPVWRVGQIVAGSGLHLINAQGGRQRFTGAGFDHFT from the coding sequence ATGAGTCTGCCAACCACGCTGGCTGATCCCTCGCAAACGGGCGAGTTCGCGCTCATCGCGCGCCACTTTCAACGCCCGAATTCGCCGTTGCCAGCGTCCGTGGCGCTGGGTGTGGGTGACGACTGTGCCCTGCTCAGCCCCACCCCGGGCCACCAGATTGCGATTTCCAGCGACATGCTGGTCTCAGGCCGGCACTTTTTACCTGACGTGGCACCCGCCGCGCTCGGCCACAAAGCCCTGGCCGTTAACCTCAGCGATCTCGCCGCCATGGGCGCGCGCCCCCTGGGCTTCACCCTGGCCCTGGCTTTGCCCCAGGTGGACGACACTTGGCTGAGCGAACTGGCTCAAGGCCTGTTTTCACTGGCAGACGCCCAGAGGTGCCCGCTGGTCGGCGGGGACACCACCCGCGGACCCCTCAACCTGTGCATCACGGTCTTTGGCGAGGTGCCCCCCGGATCAGCGCTGCGCCGGAGTGCCGCACGGGTGGGTGACGACATTTACGTGAGCGGCGACCTGGGTGGGGCCTGCCTGGCGCTGAGCTGGCTGCAAAGTCCGACGGGCGCCCCACAGGAGGCCCTGGCCCGTTTGCGCGAACGCCTGGAACGCCCCACACCCCGCGTGGCGCTGGGCCAGGCCTTGCTGGGGGTTGCACGCGCAGCCATCGATATCAGTGACGGGCTCGCCGGCGATCTGGGACACCTGCTGCGCGCCAGCGGTGTCGGCGGCGAACTGGTGCTGGAGGCCCTGCCCCAACCGGATGCTGTGGCGGCACTGCCCGCCGCGCAGCGGCTGCGTTGTGTGCTGCAGGGGGGCGACGACTACGAGCTGGTGTTCACCGCGCCCCCTGGCGCACGCCTTGGGGTAGAGGCCGCCGCACGGCGCAGCGACACGCCCGTGTGGCGCGTGGGGCAGATCGTGGCGGGGTCGGGCTTGCACCTGATCAATGCACAAGGGGGCCGGCAGCGCTTTACCGGCGCTGGATTCGATCATTTCACCTGA
- a CDS encoding CinA family protein yields MLAPYDTQTTAILVGQLASRLRQQSLMMATAESCTGGLIAGACTDVSGSSEWFERGMVSYSNEAKTELLGVPAELIIAQGAVSEQVACAMAAGALTHSHAQCAVAVTGIAGPTGGSADKPVGTVWFAWATPQGVFSELQHFSGDRSTVRQATVVHALTGLLARLDSSDDPLGGKISTLARFPPLGEVG; encoded by the coding sequence ATGCTAGCGCCCTACGACACCCAGACCACCGCCATCCTGGTTGGACAGCTCGCCAGCCGGCTCCGACAGCAGTCCCTCATGATGGCCACGGCCGAGAGTTGTACGGGCGGGCTCATAGCTGGTGCCTGTACCGATGTGAGTGGCTCCAGCGAATGGTTCGAACGGGGCATGGTCAGCTACTCCAACGAGGCCAAAACCGAGCTGCTGGGCGTGCCTGCCGAACTGATCATCGCCCAGGGCGCTGTGAGCGAACAGGTGGCCTGCGCCATGGCGGCCGGCGCCTTGACGCATTCCCATGCGCAATGTGCGGTGGCTGTGACGGGTATCGCCGGGCCCACCGGTGGCAGCGCCGACAAGCCCGTGGGCACCGTCTGGTTTGCCTGGGCCACGCCCCAAGGCGTGTTCAGCGAACTGCAACACTTCAGCGGCGATCGATCCACAGTGCGCCAAGCCACGGTGGTTCACGCACTGACGGGATTGCTCGCCAGGCTGGATTCCAGCGACGACCCCTTGGGCGGCAAAATCAGCACCCTCGCACGGTTTCCACCGCTCGGAGAAGTCGGCTGA
- a CDS encoding phosphatidylglycerophosphatase A, producing the protein MADLSSPPELATTEPVIQHPGLSFMFAHPAHAIALGFGSGLPRVAPGTVGTLWGWAAFVLLQPWVSDRGWAWIIGLGTLVGWWACTVTARHMRIADSGHIVWDEIIAFWLVLWLVSPTGFWGQLVAFALFRLFDAVKFGPMAWADRRFKGFGPQGGFGILLDDFAAAFCTLLAIAAWRY; encoded by the coding sequence ATGGCCGATCTGTCCTCCCCCCCCGAACTGGCGACCACTGAACCCGTGATTCAGCACCCGGGCCTGTCCTTCATGTTCGCGCACCCGGCCCATGCCATCGCGTTGGGCTTCGGATCGGGCCTGCCCCGCGTGGCCCCGGGCACGGTGGGAACGCTGTGGGGCTGGGCGGCTTTTGTGCTGCTGCAACCCTGGGTGTCTGACCGGGGATGGGCATGGATCATCGGGCTGGGCACGCTGGTGGGCTGGTGGGCCTGTACGGTCACCGCTCGCCACATGCGCATCGCCGATTCAGGCCACATCGTGTGGGACGAAATCATCGCCTTCTGGCTGGTGCTGTGGCTGGTCTCTCCCACCGGATTCTGGGGACAGCTGGTCGCATTTGCCCTGTTCCGCCTGTTTGACGCAGTGAAATTCGGCCCCATGGCCTGGGCCGACCGGCGCTTCAAGGGCTTCGGGCCACAGGGCGGCTTTGGCATCCTGCTGGACGACTTTGCCGCAGCGTTTTGTACCCTGCTGGCCATCGCGGCCTGGAGATACTGA
- a CDS encoding LysR family transcriptional regulator produces MSNFDWQLVPSFLAAHEQGSLMGAARVLGISQPTVGRHVALLESQLGTALFERTGRGLIATPAAQRLADAARVMEAGAQSLLRGAQQSHSTLSGSVRLSASQPVACHLLPPLLARMRSELPGIQVELVASNAVSDLLRREADIAIRMVRPTQGSLVARRIGQGQVAACAHRDYLARRGTPHQPEDLLQHDLVGNDRVADIRQGFAAMGHPVPPEKFGFRTDDLIAYWQAVRAGLGIGFVASYLLKEDPDIIQVLPNLPIPALPVWLVVHREIRSSRRIRAVYDFLASALPQTF; encoded by the coding sequence ATGTCAAACTTCGACTGGCAACTGGTTCCATCCTTCCTGGCCGCCCACGAGCAGGGCAGCCTAATGGGCGCGGCCCGCGTTCTGGGCATCAGCCAACCCACCGTGGGGCGGCATGTCGCGCTGCTGGAGTCACAGCTGGGCACCGCGCTGTTCGAGCGCACGGGCCGCGGTTTGATCGCCACCCCGGCGGCGCAGCGGTTGGCCGATGCTGCACGCGTCATGGAAGCGGGGGCGCAAAGTCTGCTGCGAGGGGCCCAGCAATCGCACTCCACGCTCTCGGGTAGTGTGCGGCTCTCGGCCAGCCAACCAGTTGCCTGCCACCTGTTGCCACCCTTGTTGGCCAGAATGCGCAGCGAGCTGCCGGGCATCCAGGTGGAGCTGGTGGCAAGCAATGCGGTGAGCGATTTGCTGCGTCGCGAGGCCGATATCGCCATCCGCATGGTGCGCCCCACCCAGGGCTCGCTGGTGGCACGGCGCATTGGCCAGGGCCAAGTGGCGGCTTGTGCGCACCGCGATTACCTGGCGCGCCGTGGCACGCCACATCAACCCGAAGATCTGTTGCAACACGACCTCGTGGGCAACGACCGGGTGGCTGACATCCGACAGGGTTTTGCCGCCATGGGCCACCCGGTACCACCTGAAAAATTCGGTTTCAGGACCGATGATTTGATCGCGTATTGGCAAGCCGTGCGCGCTGGACTGGGCATCGGTTTTGTGGCCTCTTATCTGCTGAAAGAAGACCCGGACATCATTCAGGTGCTGCCCAACCTGCCGATTCCCGCCCTGCCGGTCTGGCTGGTGGTACACCGCGAGATTCGGAGCAGCCGGCGCATCCGGGCCGTGTACGACTTTCTTGCCAGCGCGTTGCCGCAAACCTTTTAA
- the rpe gene encoding ribulose-phosphate 3-epimerase: MSRSFCIAPSILSADFARLGEEVKNVIAAGADWIHFDVMDNHYVPNLTFGPMICQALKPHACKSDGTPVPIDVHLMVQPVDALAGAFIDAGADLVSFHPDASAHVHRSVQAIKAKGCKAGLSFNPAHSLDVLDWVIDDIDLILIMSVNPGFGGQSFIDSALRKIEDARKRIEASGKDIRLEVDGGIKVDNIRRVADAGADTFVAGSAIFGKPDYKSVIDQMRTALAK, encoded by the coding sequence ATGTCACGTTCTTTTTGCATTGCCCCGTCCATTCTGTCCGCCGACTTCGCCCGCCTGGGCGAGGAAGTGAAAAATGTCATTGCCGCTGGCGCTGACTGGATCCACTTCGACGTCATGGACAACCACTACGTGCCCAACCTCACCTTTGGGCCCATGATCTGCCAGGCGCTCAAACCCCATGCCTGCAAGTCCGACGGCACACCGGTGCCAATCGATGTGCACCTCATGGTCCAGCCGGTGGATGCCCTGGCCGGCGCCTTCATCGATGCCGGCGCTGATCTGGTCAGCTTTCACCCGGATGCGAGCGCTCACGTACACCGCAGCGTACAGGCCATCAAGGCCAAGGGCTGCAAGGCAGGGCTCTCCTTCAACCCGGCCCATTCCCTGGACGTGCTCGACTGGGTGATCGACGATATCGACCTCATCCTCATCATGTCGGTCAACCCCGGTTTTGGTGGCCAGAGCTTCATCGACTCGGCCTTGCGCAAGATCGAAGATGCGCGCAAACGCATCGAAGCCTCGGGCAAAGACATCCGACTGGAAGTGGATGGCGGCATCAAGGTCGACAACATCCGCCGGGTCGCCGATGCAGGCGCCGATACCTTTGTGGCCGGCAGCGCGATTTTTGGCAAACCCGATTACAAGAGCGTGATCGACCAGATGCGGACAGCGTTGGCCAAATGA
- the apaG gene encoding Co2+/Mg2+ efflux protein ApaG, with product MPKHQFSCEVEPQYLSEQSSPEEGLFAFAYTITITNTGEVAAQLIARHWIIDDADGRTDEVKGLGVVGNQPLLRPGESFQYTSGTQLRTASGQMRGSFFCVGEDGERFDCAVAPFVLSGDASNIARTLH from the coding sequence ATGCCGAAACACCAGTTTTCCTGCGAAGTCGAACCCCAATACCTGAGCGAACAATCGTCTCCGGAAGAAGGTTTGTTCGCTTTCGCCTACACCATCACCATCACCAACACGGGTGAGGTGGCGGCGCAACTGATTGCCAGGCACTGGATCATTGACGACGCCGATGGGCGCACCGACGAAGTCAAGGGTCTGGGCGTGGTGGGCAATCAGCCCTTGCTCAGGCCCGGCGAATCGTTCCAGTACACCAGCGGTACCCAGCTGCGCACGGCCTCGGGCCAGATGCGCGGCAGCTTTTTCTGCGTGGGCGAGGATGGCGAACGTTTTGACTGTGCCGTCGCGCCTTTCGTCCTGAGCGGTGACGCCAGCAACATCGCCCGCACATTGCACTGA
- a CDS encoding twin-arginine translocation pathway signal protein, which produces MQRRQFIRLTGGGVVLGATAGLSACDTSLPAEALQAWSPPADGPDVRHWLLAHAILAPHSHNLQSWRVDLSVPDQITLFIDLDRLLPETDPFSRQMMMSQGTFLELLDMAARHKGLRADIELFPEGAFGPKTLDGRPTARVRLAPDASIQSEPLFQQIFLRRTNREAYEDRPPQAVALTSIEKSVEPHPIRVGFVGTDQPGLLRRHRAIAMDAWRIEMETSRTILESYKVLRIGPKEIAQHRDGIAVNAPLLRAIDALGLFDRTVAPAPDSMAVTSQVKDFNAKLATTPAFFFMVTEGNDRATQVTAGRAYARAQLVATAHGLSMHPLQQALQEYPEQAEPYADIHRLLEAPSPRFTVQMWSRLGYAPAVGHAPRRRLDAFILPGRG; this is translated from the coding sequence ATGCAACGCAGACAATTTATTCGACTCACGGGCGGCGGAGTGGTGCTGGGGGCTACCGCGGGTCTGAGCGCTTGCGATACCAGCCTGCCCGCTGAGGCCTTGCAAGCGTGGAGCCCACCGGCCGATGGACCCGATGTGCGCCACTGGTTGCTGGCCCATGCGATCCTGGCGCCGCATTCGCACAATTTGCAGTCGTGGCGGGTCGACTTGAGCGTGCCCGATCAGATCACTTTGTTTATCGATCTGGACCGTTTGCTGCCTGAAACCGATCCGTTTTCACGGCAGATGATGATGAGCCAGGGCACGTTCCTCGAGCTGCTCGACATGGCAGCACGCCACAAGGGCCTGCGAGCGGACATCGAGTTGTTTCCAGAGGGTGCCTTCGGTCCGAAGACGCTCGACGGGCGACCGACCGCCCGTGTGCGTCTGGCGCCCGACGCCTCCATCCAGAGTGAGCCACTGTTTCAGCAGATTTTTCTGCGCCGCACCAACCGTGAGGCCTACGAGGACCGGCCACCACAAGCGGTCGCGCTGACTTCTATCGAAAAGAGTGTGGAACCTCACCCCATCCGCGTCGGCTTTGTCGGCACCGATCAACCCGGGCTCTTGCGACGGCACCGCGCCATTGCCATGGATGCTTGGCGCATTGAAATGGAAACATCGCGCACGATCCTGGAGTCCTACAAAGTGCTGCGCATCGGGCCGAAGGAAATCGCCCAGCACCGGGACGGTATTGCCGTCAACGCCCCCTTGTTGCGGGCCATCGACGCGCTGGGGCTGTTTGACCGCACGGTAGCACCGGCGCCCGACAGCATGGCTGTGACGTCGCAGGTCAAAGACTTCAATGCCAAGCTGGCGACGACACCTGCCTTTTTCTTCATGGTGACCGAGGGCAATGACCGCGCCACCCAGGTGACCGCAGGCCGCGCCTATGCACGGGCCCAGCTGGTGGCCACTGCGCATGGCTTGTCGATGCACCCACTGCAGCAGGCGCTGCAGGAATACCCGGAACAAGCGGAGCCCTATGCAGACATCCACCGCCTGCTCGAAGCGCCTTCGCCCCGGTTCACCGTGCAGATGTGGTCGCGCCTGGGTTATGCACCCGCAGTGGGGCATGCCCCCCGCCGCAGGCTGGATGCCTTCATCCTGCCTGGGCGCGGTTGA
- a CDS encoding NAD-dependent epimerase/dehydratase family protein — MNTLHHTEHAMTAPQGPIVDTMPGLHTVLGANGVIARELSLELGRKGLPVRQVSRHPRAVKPTDQLLAADLLDAKAVSGAVAGSDVVYLVAGLPYDTTTWEVQWPVLMRHVIDACARHGARLVFFDNVYAYGWVKGAMTEETPFNPCSRKGEVRAAVASQLLNAMAKGGVNALIARSADFYGPGAVNSFLRVALFDRLRAGKAPQWIGNPRALHSFTYTPDAGRVLALLGQTESAYGQTWHLPTCKEDITGEGFVRLACEQARQTFRLQVLPNWLLKPLGWVAPPIRENIEMMYQLQFDYRFDSSKIARALGVMATAYPKGIDATLAAQLVSDH, encoded by the coding sequence ATGAACACACTCCACCACACGGAACACGCCATGACCGCACCACAGGGCCCCATTGTCGATACCATGCCTGGCCTCCACACCGTTCTGGGCGCCAACGGCGTGATTGCCCGCGAGCTGTCGCTGGAACTTGGGCGCAAAGGCCTGCCGGTGCGCCAGGTGAGTCGACACCCCCGCGCGGTGAAGCCGACCGACCAACTGCTGGCGGCTGACTTGCTCGACGCAAAAGCGGTCTCGGGCGCGGTGGCCGGCAGCGATGTGGTGTACCTCGTGGCGGGGTTGCCCTATGACACCACCACATGGGAGGTCCAATGGCCCGTTCTTATGCGCCACGTGATCGATGCGTGCGCGCGCCATGGAGCGCGGCTGGTGTTCTTTGACAATGTGTACGCCTATGGGTGGGTCAAGGGTGCAATGACCGAGGAGACGCCTTTCAATCCCTGCAGCCGCAAAGGCGAAGTGCGCGCGGCGGTGGCGTCTCAGTTGCTGAATGCGATGGCGAAAGGGGGCGTCAATGCCTTGATCGCCCGATCAGCGGATTTTTACGGGCCAGGTGCCGTCAACAGCTTTCTCCGCGTCGCACTGTTCGATCGCTTGCGCGCTGGCAAAGCGCCGCAATGGATCGGCAACCCCCGCGCATTGCACAGCTTCACCTACACGCCAGACGCGGGTCGGGTGCTGGCCCTTCTCGGTCAGACCGAGTCGGCGTATGGGCAGACCTGGCACCTGCCCACCTGCAAGGAAGACATCACCGGCGAAGGCTTCGTGCGCCTGGCCTGCGAACAAGCAAGGCAGACCTTTCGGCTGCAGGTTTTGCCCAACTGGCTGCTGAAGCCTTTGGGTTGGGTGGCGCCACCGATCCGCGAGAACATCGAAATGATGTACCAGTTGCAATTCGACTACCGCTTCGACAGCAGCAAGATTGCGCGCGCGCTTGGCGTGATGGCGACGGCATATCCGAAAGGCATTGACGCCACTTTGGCAGCGCAGCTTGTTTCCGACCATTGA
- a CDS encoding DNA alkylation repair protein, producing the protein MAEAFKNLINVDTAAHAAQQLARVWPGFDGKTFVAIATADLENLAFKARAMQWADALEACLPANFDSAAGVIEAALVPALSLDDKGEPIGLADALNADGLSGWALWGTGEFVTRRGMQDVPRALQCLHAITQRFTAEFAIRPFIARYPDQVYPLLTRWTQDPSPHVRRLVSEGARPRLPWGLRLQALVADPAPSWPLLQALQDDPSAYVRRSVANHLNDIAKDHPDLVAHWVTRHLVGADAHRRALLKHASRSLVKQGHPPTLAAWGLGAKFQGNVHFNLSSAQVSIGDSLTLQATLRSSSDRPQKLAIDYAVHHVRANGSTSPKVFKGWAVVLAPGEQRQLEKRHSLRPVTTRQLYPGHHRVALHVNGVETTSSSFELSD; encoded by the coding sequence ATGGCCGAAGCATTCAAAAACCTGATCAATGTCGACACCGCTGCCCACGCGGCACAACAGTTGGCGCGGGTCTGGCCCGGGTTCGACGGGAAAACCTTTGTGGCCATTGCGACGGCCGACCTCGAAAACCTGGCCTTCAAGGCGCGCGCCATGCAATGGGCCGATGCCCTGGAGGCTTGCCTGCCTGCCAACTTTGATTCGGCGGCTGGTGTGATCGAGGCCGCTCTGGTGCCGGCGCTGTCGCTTGACGACAAAGGCGAGCCGATCGGCCTGGCCGATGCGCTCAATGCAGACGGCCTGTCAGGTTGGGCGCTGTGGGGGACCGGCGAGTTCGTTACCCGGCGTGGCATGCAAGACGTGCCCCGCGCCTTGCAGTGCCTGCACGCGATCACACAACGCTTCACTGCAGAATTCGCGATCCGGCCGTTCATCGCCCGGTACCCGGATCAGGTCTATCCATTGCTTACCCGATGGACGCAAGATCCCAGCCCACACGTTCGCCGACTGGTCAGCGAGGGCGCTCGGCCCCGCTTGCCCTGGGGTCTTAGGCTGCAGGCACTCGTGGCCGATCCGGCACCCAGCTGGCCCTTGCTGCAAGCCCTCCAGGACGACCCCAGTGCCTATGTGCGCCGCAGCGTGGCCAACCACCTCAACGATATCGCCAAAGACCACCCCGATCTGGTGGCGCACTGGGTCACCCGCCACCTGGTCGGAGCCGATGCTCACCGGCGCGCCTTGCTCAAACATGCCAGCCGCAGCCTCGTCAAGCAGGGTCACCCACCGACCCTGGCGGCCTGGGGTCTGGGCGCCAAGTTCCAGGGGAATGTGCATTTCAACCTCTCAAGCGCACAAGTGTCGATCGGCGATTCGCTGACCTTGCAAGCCACACTGCGGTCCTCCAGCGACCGGCCGCAAAAGCTGGCCATTGACTACGCCGTCCACCATGTGCGGGCCAACGGCAGCACATCACCCAAAGTTTTCAAAGGCTGGGCGGTGGTCCTCGCGCCTGGCGAGCAGCGCCAGCTGGAAAAACGGCACAGCTTGCGGCCGGTGACCACCCGTCAGCTGTACCCCGGCCACCACCGCGTCGCCTTGCACGTCAACGGCGTGGAAACCACCAGCTCCAGCTTCGAACTCTCTGATTGA